The following coding sequences are from one Apteryx mantelli isolate bAptMan1 unplaced genomic scaffold, bAptMan1.hap1 HAP1_SCAFFOLD_34, whole genome shotgun sequence window:
- the LOC136996320 gene encoding olfactory receptor 6M1-like — translation MTDTYFGNRTRVTEFILIGFLNPFEVQVTLFMLFFIVFLVTVVGNSVIIVLTCSDYRLQSPMYFFLRNLSIIEILITVTVVPKMMENFLSERKTISFYGCLAQSYFYFLLGTTEYVLLAVMSYDRYVAVCSPLHYSNIMRKKVCMWLVVASWLCGFFSILVPTVMKLQLPFCGPNTINHFFCDSAPLLHLACADIRLLEFIDFIISLPILLGSLLLTVFSYFYIICAIIRTPSATGKQKAFSTCASHFTVVTIGYGTSVFIYVRPSQTNSMNLNKVASLLTTAFTPMLNPFIFSLRNQKVKEALTDLVSKCVGAHGLGLNSRRV, via the coding sequence ATGACAGATACATACTTTGGAAACAGGACACGTGTGACAGAATTCATCCTCATTGGCTTCCTGAACCCCTTTGAAGTACAAGTCACCTTGTTCATGTTGTTCTTCATTGTCTTTCTGGTGACAGTGGTTGGAAACTCTGTTATCATCGTGTTAACCTGCTCTGACTACCGTTTACAAtcacccatgtactttttccttcgCAACCTTTCCATCATTGAAATTCTCATCACTGTGACTGTGGTGCCCAAAATGATGGAAAACTTCCTCTCGGAGAGGAAGACAATTTCCTTTTATGGTTGCCTGGCTCAGAgctacttttatttccttctgggcACCACAGAGTATGTCCTGCTCgctgtcatgtcctacgaccgttatgtggccgTATGCTCCCCACTGCACTATAGCAACATCATGAGAAAGAAGGTCTGTATGTGGCTGGTAGTGGCATCCTGGCTGTgtggatttttctccattttggtccCCACAGTGATGAAGCTTCAGCTGCCATTCTGTGGTCCCAACACCatcaaccatttcttctgtgataGTGCCCCTCTGCTGCACCTGGCTTGTGCTGACATCCGGCTGCTGGAGTTTATTGATTTCATCATTTCACTGCCCATTCTGCTAGGTTCCCTGCTGCTGACTGTCTTCTCCTACTTCTATATCATCTGTGCCATTATCCGCACCCCTTCTGCCACAGGCAAGCAGAAGGCTTTTTCCACCTGTGCCTCTCATTTTACTGTGGTCACTATCGGCTATGGCACCTCAGTCTTTATTTATGTCCGTCCCTCTCAAACCAACTCCATGAACCTAAACAAAGTAGCATCTCTGCTCACCACTGCATTCACTCCGATGCTGAATCCTTTCATATTCAGCCTTAGGAACCAGAAGGTCAAGGAGGCATTAACGGACTTAGTCAGCAAGTGTGTAGGAGCTCACGGACTTGGCCTGAATTCACGGAGGGTTTGA